One Periplaneta americana isolate PAMFEO1 chromosome 8, P.americana_PAMFEO1_priV1, whole genome shotgun sequence genomic region harbors:
- the Rox8 gene encoding nucleolysin TIAR codes for MSRQMMSEESHPRTLYVGNLDASVSEDLLCALFSQIGPVKGCKIIREPGNDPYAFLEFTNHQGAATALAAMNKRLFLEKEMKVNWATSPGNQPKQDTSNHYHIFVGDLSPEIETQTLREAFAPFGEISNCRIVRDPQTLKSKGYAFVSFVKKAEAESAIAAMNGQWLGSRSIRTNWSTRKPPPPRSERPRHGNTKAPTFDEVYNQSSPTNCTVYCGGFINGITEELMQKTFSPFGTIQDIRVFKDKGYAFIRFSTKEAATHAIEAIHNTEINGQPVKCFWGKETGDPNHAQNTGQVPAGTQYPYAYGQQMGYWYPQSYQATAATAAAQMQGQYLQGMQGYPYGQFGYQPPQYMSRMGMQVPAWQGMPAQAQVPGAAQQMAAAAQGAAMQQQGAGMMAYTMQQFQTQ; via the coding sequence ATGTCAAGACAGATGATGAGCGAGGAAAGTCATCCCAGGACATTGTATGTAGGGAATTTGGATGCTTCGGTATCCGAAGATCTTCTGTGTGCCTTGTTCTCGCAGATTGGACCCGTCAAAGGCTGCAAAATCATCCGTGAGCCCGGAAATGATCCGTACGCCTTCCTGGAGTTCACCAACCATCAAGGAGCCGCTACTGCCTTGGCTGCGATGAACAAGAGGTTATTTCTCGAGAAAGAGATGAAGGTAAATTGGGCCACTTCACCAGGTAACCAACCAAAACAAGACACAAGTAACCACTATCATATATTTGTCGGAGATCTGAGCCCAGAAATAGAGACACAGACGCTTAGGGAAGCTTTTGCTCCTTTTGGGGAAATTTCCAACTGCAGAATAGTTAGAGATCCACAAACACTAAAATCAAAAGGTTATGCTTTTGTATCTTTTGTCAAAAAAGCAGAGGCAGAGAGTGCCATCGCCGCAATGAACGGCCAATGGCTAGGTAGTCGAAGCATTCGAACAAATTGGTCTACAAGAAAACCACCACCCCCAAGGAGCGAGAGACCGCGCCACGGAAATACAAAAGCTCCGACATTTGATGAAGTATATAATCAGTCCAGTCCTACAAATTGTACTGTTTATTGTGGTGGATTTATAAATGGAATTACTGAAGAACTAATGCAGAAGACGTTTTCTCCATTCGGCACTATCCAAGACATCCGCGTCTTCAAAGACAAGGGTTACGCCTTCATCAGATTCTCAACGAAGGAGGCGGCCACCCACGCTATAGAGGCCATTCATAACACGGAGATAAATGGTCAACCAGTAAAGTGCTTCTGGGGGAAGGAGACGGGCGATCCAAACCACGCTCAGAACACGGGGCAGGTTCCAGCAGGCACCCAGTACCCGTATGCATACGGGCAACAGATGGGGTATTGGTACCCACAAAGCTACCAGGCGACCGCGGCTACAGCAGCCGCCCAGATGCAAGGTCAGTATCTGCAGGGGATGCAGGGCTACCCCTATGGACAGTTCGGCTACCAACCACCACAATACATGAGCAGAATGGGGATGCAAGTGCCGGCCTGGCAAGGCATGCCTGCGCAGGCACAGGTTCCGGGCGCAGCGCAGCAGATGGCCGCGGCGGCTCAGGGCGCAGCGATGCAGCAGCAAGGTGCCGGCATGATGGCTTACACCATGCAGCAGTTCCAGACGCAGTGA